Within the Rhodopirellula bahusiensis genome, the region TGAAATCGCTCCCGAGTTGCTCGATCAAGTTCGCTATGCCTTCCACAAACGGGGAGGCTTTCGTCGCTTAAAGGACCTCCTGTATCAGAGTGACCTGCTCGATGCATGGCACAAGTATGCGGGGGAAAAAGAACATTCTGTCATCGTAAAATGGTGTGCCGACAACGACATCCGTTACACCACCCCGTCATCCCCGGCCAACTGACTGGGTGTTGCCCTGCCAAGGAACGCAAGTCCTCGAAGGCCATGACTTTCCTCCGAGATGACGTTTGCTTCCCGTTCAGTGACCTGGTGCTTTCAAGCTGTTCAAAAACACAATCAACAATCGCTGCTGCCCATCGTTCAGCCTGAGATAGTTGCGTTTGGATGGAGCAGCTTCTCCACCATGCCACTGGATCGCATCCACCAGGGTTTCGGCTCGGCCGTCGTGAAGATAGGGGGCTGAATCAGCGACTCCCCACAGTGGCGGCGTCTTCCATTCTCGCTGCAATGCGTCCCAGGAAAGTGGGTACCGCACCTTCAAATCGACTTCGCTGACTTCGCCGCGGGGAAACTGCGGTTGCTGCGGATAATCCATCGGGATCGCCAATGGAGTCCCGGTTGCAACAACGACGTCTTCGGACCGCGAATTGGAACGGCCGCGATCGCCTCGCGGGCCCCTGCGATCCCGCTCTGCCCCAGGCTTTGAAACCGTTCCCCCACCACGGCCATAGCGATTGGAGTACGCCCCCGCAGGATTCGCTGAAGAGGAGCTGGCCAACTGATACGCCGGAGCCGGCAAAGGATCTTGCAACTCGGCCCCCATGTCATGCAACAACAAGTCGCTGTAGATTCCCTTCGCTGGAATCACATTCTCAATGTGACAGGTTGCACATCCAATCGAATGAAACACCTTTTTTCCACGACGAACCTGCTTGCGTTCTTCTCCCGACAACATTTGCATGTTGGGAGCGGGAAGACCGGCGACGTAACTCGTCAGATCCGCGACTTGGTTCGTGGTGATATCGGGTGCGAGACTGACATAGCGAGGATCCGCTGGATCATCGGATTGCCGGATCGTATCGCCGACGTTCAGCCCCAACTCCTTCGCACAGGCACCCGCAACAAATCCGGACAACGTATCGACTTGGCCCCGCCAACCATACTTGCCTGCCACTCGACCGGAAATCAATCCTCCCGAGGAACGGGTCTGGGACAAAGCGATCGCATTCAATCGATCCAGCGAAATCATCTCGACCAGTCCCATGCCATGCAGCGGTGTTGTATTCCGTTGACTGAGGTAATAGTCGAGTGACTCGTACCGTCCTGCGATCACCGGTTGTTCCGCAATCGCTTCCACGCTTCGCTGCTGCGAATCGAACCACTCGGAAGGAAGCCCGTTGGTAACGCCGACAGACAAGCGTTGACGGATTTCGTCATAGCCGGGACGAGTGGAGGCGTCATGGACAATGGTGTTGAAAGACAACGTGTTCCCCGACACCAGACCGGGAAAGAATTCCATGATTGAGTGGCGGAGTGCACCACGTCCCTGGCGGTCATCGGCATCATCAAAGAACGGGGACCGCGGATCCACGGTGATATGAGTCACGTTGTGGATCACTCCCGATGCCCCACCGCCGGGATGACACGCGGCACATGAAACAGCGTTGTGCATCGGGCCCAAGCCATCTGCAGGGAACCACTGTGCATCAACTTGGCGTTCGGACGTCCAATGCCGTCCCTCTTCATGGTGCGGCGGACGACGCCCATGTCTCATCCGGCGTTCGCCTCCACTCCTTCTCGGCAAAGACATCGGACCGACGGTGTCAAATTCAGCGAACGTTGGTTCTCGTTCGACAAACACCCATTCCTGCTCAAACAACTCACGTCCCGCGGCCGGATCCTCCGCCATTCCTTGAGGGGTGATGAGCAGAACCAAGATCAGCCCTCCAGCCCATTCAGTCCGATGGTTGACGGCCATATCACGCTCCTTCGGCGGCGTTCGAAAAGCAAGTTTGAAAAAGGCGGCGAAACAATCCCCACTTACAAGAAGGACAAATGCCAACCCGAGTTGTCACACAGCCAATCGCTTCGCCGTTCGTCGATTGCATTCTCGTGATAACACGGAAACAGACGGTCCCCTCCATGATGGCGAACGCTTTGGTTCGCACCATTTGTCATTTGACTTTACCTAGGAACACCGTCATGAAACGTCGCGTCCCCAACCGTCGTCGCTTGTTCGTCCAAAACCTTGAAAATCGTCGTGTCCTCGCTGGATGCATGGGCGTGGATGCTGCGACCGACGACCTGGCAACCGAAGAGGTCGCCGAAGTCGCCTCCGCCGTCGCTGGCAGCACGATCAAAGACATCGATTCGGCCGCGATCGAATCCGCGACTGAGGCGACCGACGAACTCGAAGACAGCGTCGACAGCACCGTTGAAGAACAAGACACCGCCAACGATGAAACAAGTGAGGACGCCAGCCTCGATCAAGAACTCGATCAAGACGACGCCTCAACCGAAACGGAAGGCGATCCTGGCCATCGGCCTCACCCACGACGGGGACCTCATCATCCCGAGATGACGTCCGACGCTCTGAACGCCGACACGATGGGTGAAGATGGCGGCTGCGCCGATGAAGACACAGAAGCGGACACAACCGAAACCATCGACGAGACCGATTCACTCTCGGACGAATCGACCGACGACCTAGCCACCGACGAAACCGATGTGGACTCTGAACTAGTCGATGACAAGGAAGCGGATGAAATCGTCGAAGAGGAGGACGCCACTCTCGTCTCCGATTTGGATTCAGAAGCAAGTGACGAGTCAGAAGTGACCGACGAATCAGATTCCAGCGACGAAACTGAATCCACAGACGAAACTGATGACCTCGATGAAGCAACCGAGACTGCTAGCGAGACCACAGTCACCGACGTCGATTCGGTCGACACAGACGATACCGAGGACGAAGACTCCTCACTTTGCCTGATCCACGAAGAACTCGACAGCATCTTCGCTGAACTGGGAAGCCGCGATTTGGCCGACGCTCAGATCTACATTCTGATCTGATGGTCGCTTCCGCTGCGTTTCCATCTGAATACATATTGCCGGGCCGAAAGGTCCTGAAAGGCTCCAAAATGCCGCCGTAGCACAAAAGCTGTCGAACCTCGCTCAATAGTGGTAAAATGGTCTCCGGTAGCTTGGCGATACCCCGTCATCAAGGCCCCAAGGTTTTCGCACACGAAAACTCTGTTGTGGCAACCGGCGAGACAGCTAGGCTATAGACATTGACTCCAACAGCGATTCGTCGCTCCCACCTTCGTCCTGCCTTGCTCCCTCCACCGTTTGCCAACCCACGCTTGCGTGTCGTTGTCGCCTTCATGCCCGAGACACTTGCGCTCGGAGCGAATGAAACTTGGATGCACCGTCGGATGATCGTTTGAGTTCGGTCAGACCTGTTGATTCAAAACAATCGACCGTGAACCAAGTTGAAAGTTCGATCATGCTCAGTCGTAGAAACTTGTTGCAAGGAATCGCAGCAGGCGCCGGTGCCGCCATGGGTGCCTCGCTGTTCCCGGAGCGTCTGCTGGCATCGCCGGTTGGGAACACGACTCCCAAACGAATCATCTTCTTCATGCAGAACCAGGGATTCGATCCCAAAACCTGCATTCCGGCTGGGATGAAGCACAGCGGATCATTGGGCACGGCCAAACTGCCGGAACCCATCAGTGCTTTGGAACCCTACAAAGATCGCTTGCACATCATCAATGGTTTGCACGGCCTTCACACCAGCCCATCGCACAGTGCCTTCTTTGGTGCACTGGGTGGTTATCGAGGAAGCGATGGTGTGCCGCCGAGTGGCTCGACGATCGACTATGAACTCAGCAAGGTTTTGCCGCAGACATTGCTGCCGCATCTCTGTATCGGGATGGACTCGATCGAGAACATGAAGACCAAACCAACCATCGCGACGCTATCGGCGAGCGGTGCGGGGCAGCCCATCTTCATGCATTCCAATCCGAACCATCTGTATCAGATGCTTTACGGCGGAATCTCATCGGGCGACATTCGGTTGCAACACGAAGCTCGATCGAGTGTGCTCAGTCAGGTCGAAAGACTCGCCGCCAGCAAGGGGCAGTCTTTGCCGCCGTCCGATCAACAGCGTTATGGCCAATACGTTCAAGGCTTCCAAGAGGTCAACGGATTGCGAGACCGACTCGACACCGTTTCGGATCACCTGCGGAAGTTTGCACCCGAAGTCGATGAGCGTTACAGCAATCCCGAGTTTGAAACTGATTGGCATGATCGCTTGCTTGACCTGGGCATCTCCGCTCTTTCGTCGGGCATCACCAACACGCTGACGATCGGTTCCGGACGCGGCGAAATTTTCGGTGCTTGGAAAGGACTGGGCATCGAACAGCAAGGCCACAACTTGGGCCACATGGAACAACCCGACAATCCAATCTGGATCAAAATTCGGCAATACAACAGCCGCATGCTGGTTCGGATCATGGAGAAACTCGACAGTGTGTCCGAAGGCAGCGGCACGATGATGGACAACACGTTGATTGTCTACACCAGCAACAACGCCGACAAGCAGCACACCAACGGAGCGAACTGGCCCGTCATGCTGCTGGGCAATCTCGACGGTGCATTCAAAAGTGGGTGCTTCACGCAAGTCGAAGGCAAACGCCCGATCAATGCGCTCTACACTTCGCTATTGCGTGCCGCGGGGCAAAATGTTGACCGATTCAACATGGACGAAAAGATGGCGAAGAAGTATGACGACAGCAATGGTCCCCTCAAAGAAGTGCTGGCGTAACGATGCTGAAGACATTCGGGATTGATCGACTGCAATCGTTCGCATTCGTGATCGTGCTGCTTGGGTTGACGCCTCTTTCGCACGCGGAGACCTACACGCCAGGCCAACCAATCAATCAAGATTTCGCGGGATTCGCGGAGCCGTTTTTGGCGGAGCACTGCGTCGACTGTCACGGCGAGTCCGATCCCGAGGGTGATCTCTCACTTGAAAGCCTGGGGCCGATCGACGCGATCAATGCGAGTGTATGGACCAGTGTTTGGGCACAAGTCAGCCTGCAGGAGATGCCTCCGCCGGACATGAGTCAGCCCGAGGTGATCGAACGTCTCAAGTTCACCGACTGGATCGTCAGCGAGCTCTCGCGAGTGATGCACGACAAAGGCGGCTTCAATGCTGATCAAGATCCGAACAAAGGCAACTTCCTGGATCATGAGCTTCTGTTTGGTGCGCTGCCCGATGGCATACAACTTGTCCCGACGTCGTCGCCCGCCCGCATTTGGCGAGTCACGCCTCAGGAGCACATCACACGCCTGAATGAGCTCATCAACACCGAGCCAAGATACGATCCAAACAAACCAGGCCTGCGTACGCACGGCGATGCGGTGCCAACCAACCATGGCGGTGAACTGAAACTCTATTTCGGCGTGGATCGAATCATCAAATGGCAGGGTGGCACGGTTGCTTACGCCACCGCCGTCAAAAGCGTGCCCGCCGTGCTGTCATCACCTCGTAATCATGGGCTGAAGAATTACCCTGACTTCTCGACGGTCAACAGTGCCGAAGCGACGCAGATCATGGGAATTGCAAGCGACATCATTCGTTACATGGCGGACGGCCCGCTCAGCATTGCGGAGTCTTACCAAATTACTGATGACCCGCAATCGATTGCCGACAAAATGCGAGGTGATCTGCGTGGGCTGCCGACCAGTTTGGTGTACAGCACCAAGACCAAGCGGCCGATCACCCCGGTCCATCACCTCATGAAAGAGGATGTCAATACCGACGAACGGGTTCGAGCAGCGGTGGACTTTCTATTCGAAGCGTTGACGTTTCGCCCACCGAGCGAAACCGAGTCGGATAGCTACGTCGAGATTGTCGAGCAGTCGATTGATAAGTTGGGAGTAAAGGACGGTGCGGTTCTTGGACTCTCAGCCATTTTCCTCGATCGCGATGCACTCTTCCGGCCTGAGTTGGCGCGGGAAGGTGCACCAGACGAGCATGGCCGCGTCATGCTGCAAGATTGGGAACTTGGTTTGGCGGTCAATCACGCATTGCGCTACATCCAACCGGATGCAGATCTGCGTCAATCAATTGTCGATGGTCGCATGCGAACCAAGGAAGATGTGAAACGCGAAGTTGAACGCATGCTGGCGGACGACAGCCTCCGAAAACCGCGAATCCTGCAGTTCTTTCGAGATTACTTCGATTA harbors:
- a CDS encoding DUF1552 domain-containing protein, with the protein product MLSRRNLLQGIAAGAGAAMGASLFPERLLASPVGNTTPKRIIFFMQNQGFDPKTCIPAGMKHSGSLGTAKLPEPISALEPYKDRLHIINGLHGLHTSPSHSAFFGALGGYRGSDGVPPSGSTIDYELSKVLPQTLLPHLCIGMDSIENMKTKPTIATLSASGAGQPIFMHSNPNHLYQMLYGGISSGDIRLQHEARSSVLSQVERLAASKGQSLPPSDQQRYGQYVQGFQEVNGLRDRLDTVSDHLRKFAPEVDERYSNPEFETDWHDRLLDLGISALSSGITNTLTIGSGRGEIFGAWKGLGIEQQGHNLGHMEQPDNPIWIKIRQYNSRMLVRIMEKLDSVSEGSGTMMDNTLIVYTSNNADKQHTNGANWPVMLLGNLDGAFKSGCFTQVEGKRPINALYTSLLRAAGQNVDRFNMDEKMAKKYDDSNGPLKEVLA
- a CDS encoding di-heme oxidoredictase family protein, whose translation is MAVNHRTEWAGGLILVLLITPQGMAEDPAAGRELFEQEWVFVEREPTFAEFDTVGPMSLPRRSGGERRMRHGRRPPHHEEGRHWTSERQVDAQWFPADGLGPMHNAVSCAACHPGGGASGVIHNVTHITVDPRSPFFDDADDRQGRGALRHSIMEFFPGLVSGNTLSFNTIVHDASTRPGYDEIRQRLSVGVTNGLPSEWFDSQQRSVEAIAEQPVIAGRYESLDYYLSQRNTTPLHGMGLVEMISLDRLNAIALSQTRSSGGLISGRVAGKYGWRGQVDTLSGFVAGACAKELGLNVGDTIRQSDDPADPRYVSLAPDITTNQVADLTSYVAGLPAPNMQMLSGEERKQVRRGKKVFHSIGCATCHIENVIPAKGIYSDLLLHDMGAELQDPLPAPAYQLASSSSANPAGAYSNRYGRGGGTVSKPGAERDRRGPRGDRGRSNSRSEDVVVATGTPLAIPMDYPQQPQFPRGEVSEVDLKVRYPLSWDALQREWKTPPLWGVADSAPYLHDGRAETLVDAIQWHGGEAAPSKRNYLRLNDGQQRLLIVFLNSLKAPGH
- a CDS encoding DUF1588 domain-containing protein encodes the protein MLKTFGIDRLQSFAFVIVLLGLTPLSHAETYTPGQPINQDFAGFAEPFLAEHCVDCHGESDPEGDLSLESLGPIDAINASVWTSVWAQVSLQEMPPPDMSQPEVIERLKFTDWIVSELSRVMHDKGGFNADQDPNKGNFLDHELLFGALPDGIQLVPTSSPARIWRVTPQEHITRLNELINTEPRYDPNKPGLRTHGDAVPTNHGGELKLYFGVDRIIKWQGGTVAYATAVKSVPAVLSSPRNHGLKNYPDFSTVNSAEATQIMGIASDIIRYMADGPLSIAESYQITDDPQSIADKMRGDLRGLPTSLVYSTKTKRPITPVHHLMKEDVNTDERVRAAVDFLFEALTFRPPSETESDSYVEIVEQSIDKLGVKDGAVLGLSAIFLDRDALFRPELAREGAPDEHGRVMLQDWELGLAVNHALRYIQPDADLRQSIVDGRMRTKEDVKREVERMLADDSLRKPRILQFFRDYFDYDLGGYICKDTRALEETGVNSKGVAHYRAMFDATASTDRLIELILQEDTEVLKRLLTTDQVVASNADSTYFGKQRSRAEASASVKAEKAAAREAALALAEWKKANPDKEPPEGKQSKKKPKINHAVTEVKLTGPDIFARVSQRSFGRGSMKPERTLATAPEGERLGILTHPSWLVSHSDAMDNHVIRRGRWIQERLIGGAIPDVPITVDAMLPDEPRTPLRQRMRVTREEYCWTCHQKMDPLGFPFEMYNHAGLYREVEYREPVDTTGEVIDSGDPTLDGKVDNAIELIQRLSESERVEQVFVRHAFRFWMGRNETLNDAPVLQAAHRAYRDSNGSMKALLVSLLTSDAFLYRTRHDSAVVSED